From a single Micromonas commoda chromosome 5, complete sequence genomic region:
- a CDS encoding predicted protein has translation MHAEFLEILCRHEQRGPNLTDWAPQYVVQHPRRHTAETPLLKKEESSLSKRRFSLGFVGALLVAAVLGTVAVQHIAVPRQAPLSEASTGVVSTSTPRLHADVGATPSAIASAHESGEPEPLTDTLTSEEEEDFAFDEAHHFEDDDEEEAQSGLVAGLGSSIKSAASLGKCKDKKVSGCFIHKKKKCGWLWYDNGCSSCHAGYKKNGDWSCQKCGDKKEGCGGLWYDNGRCETCKPGYGKTSDTYCHKCYDKKVSGCLFHKKEGCGTLWYDNGKCETCMTDYKKKSDTVCEKCGDKNVAGCLLPEKDFCGSPPIIAYDNGKCHSCVPGCQKSSDKKSCNCQFWEDQWEQVKEDPLGYAEDRFDDIKEGVAELNEHIQDTIENLKNFFEGLECDVDMDVLKEMFNAFKDNVTPDFSSILDVFKGKQDDFVKGLGGPLCDFIWTMAIPQASLVLDAVNAVVEMVDKHCPALKIDTGNKVPTVTIGFTLDAGIDSGFQTASAGAEIGLGFTLRGDKICYVGGCVESGIKIQAVPDPPFGIDAGIAVTLFNDIGSVPGSSETISLGVGVDLPAPVNFGGNVAATMVSSGGKLIGVSVPLGVEPSAGPPDIEFSFAEGLCLTPVCVTTDGNHCSEQYTPVEENAKSVEEIFGAEAVAKYEEAKPPPPPPPPASKKKKSKKFKWGKIKWG, from the exons ATGCATGCTGAGTTTCTGGAGATTCTGTGTCGCCATGAGCAAAGA GGCCCGAATCTGACCGACTGGGCCCCACAGTACGTCGTGCAGCACCCCCGTCGAC ACACGGCGGAGACGCCCCTGCTCAAGAAGGAAGAGAGCTCCCTCTCAAAGAGGAGGTTTTCCCTCGGATTTGTGGGAGCGCTTcttgtcgccgccgtgctcggcACCGTTGCGGTGCAGCACATCGCCGTTCCGCGCCAAGCTCCGCTatcggaggcgtcgacgggcgTTGTGTCCACCTCCACGCCCCGTCTACACGCTGACGTCGGCGCTACCccctccgccatcgcctcggcTCACGAGAGTGGCGAGCCGGAGCCGCTGACCGACACGCTCACCtcagaggaggaggaagattTCGCCTTTGACGAAGCCCACCACTttgaggatgacgacgaggaagaggcgCAGTCTGGTCTGGTTGCTGGACTCGGCTCGTCGATTAAATCCGCCGCCTCTCTTGGTAAATGCAAGGACAAGAAGGTCTCCGGATGCTTTATTCacaagaagaagaa GTGCGGATGGCTGTGGTACGATAATGGATGCTCCTCCTGCCATGCGGGGTATAAGAAAAACGGCGACTGGAGCTGCCAAAAATGCGGCGATAAGAAG GAGGGCTGCGGCGGATTATGGTATGATAATGGAAGGTGCGAGACGTGTAAACCAGGCTACGGTAAAACCTCCGATACGTACTGCCACAAGTGTTACGATAAGAAAGTTTCCGGCTGCTTATTCCATAAAAAGGAGGGCTGCGGAACCCTTTGGTACGACAACGGCAAGTGCGAGACGTGCATGACCGATTACAAGAAGAAAAGCGATACCGTTTGCGAGAAGTGCGGTGACAAAAACGTCGCTGGCTGTTTGCTTCCTGAGAAAGACTTTTGCGGTTCGCCTCCCATCATCGCCTACGATAACGGCAAGTGCCACTCCTGCGTTCCAGGTTGCCAGAAATCCAGCGATAAGAAATCATGCAATTGCCAATTCTGGGAGGATCAATGGGAGCAAGTCAAGGAAGATCCGCTCGGATACGCGGAAGACAGATTTGACGACATcaaggagggcgtcgccgagttgAATGAACACATTCAGGACACAATCGAAAATCTCAAGAACTTCTTCGAAGGCCTGGAGTGCGATGTCGATATGGACGTTTTGAAGGAGATGTTCAACGCCTTCAAAGATAACGTCACCCCGGACTTCTCCTCAATCCTCGACGTCTTCAAAGGTAAGCAGGATGACTTCGTCaagggcctcggcggcccACTGTGCGACTTCATCTGGACAATGGCGATACCACAGGCATCCCTTGTGCtggacgcggtgaacgccgTCGTTGAGATGGTTGACAAACACTGTCCCGCCCTCAAAATCGACACGGGCAACAAAGTGCCCACCGTCACCATTGGCTTCACTCTGGATGCTGGTATCGACTCTGGCTTTCAAACCGCCTCCGCAGGCGCTGAGATTGGCCTTGGATTTACACTCCGGGGCGACAAGATTTGCTACGTCGGCGGTTGCGTTGAGTCAGGAATTAAGATTCAAGCTGTGCCCGACCCTCCGttcggcatcgacgccggcaTCGCTGTCACGCTCTTCAACGACATCGGGAGCGTCCCTGGCTCGTCCGAGACCATCTCGTTGGGAGTTGGAGTCGACCTTCCAGCCCCCGTCAACTTTGGTGGGAACGTAGCTGCCACGATGGTGAGCTCCGGCGGGAAACTGATCGGGGTGAGCGTGCCCCTTGGTGTTGAGCCCTCAGCTGGACCGCCCGATATCGAATTTTCCTTTGCGGAAGGCCTTTGCCTCACGCCTGTGTGCGTCACCACCGACGGCAACCACTGCAGCGAACAGTACACGCCCGTGGAGGAAAATGCAAAATCTGTCGAGGAGATCTTTGGCGCAGAAGCTGTGGCCAAATACGAGGAAGCCaaacctcctcctcctcctcctcctcctgccaGCAAGAAGAAGAAATCGAAAAAATTTAAGTGGGGAAAAATTAAGTGGGGATAA
- a CDS encoding DEAD/DEAH box helicase, with amino-acid sequence MGVSQEVKKAKKAARQKAAAEANAQRAAAFKAALAEGRDPNEAAAAVEDPHAPLNGKKRKSTEDVAHELLAAAVAEGEQDAAAKKAAKRAAKRAKKAAAAGDGENDSDASVERPATPGVPGEPIAKAAAKLTEEEVAAYREEHAIKVPQGTPDPITRFEDAPFPRKLVAALLKQGYESPTPIQAQAWPIAVKGKDVIAIAKTGSGKTCGFLLPALAKIVKQGATAAPDMEMVDGRFRPAAVVPHAIVLAPTRELAIQIGDECAKFCPAAGAKVVTLYGGASKGDQLRALRSGADVLVATPGRLHDFLAPPPGFSAPVSARNAHYVVLDEADRMLDMGFEPQIKKIIKMCPTARQTLMFTATWPDGVRKIADTFLQPDAALVRIGDGGDRLTANKSITQTIEIVTEDQKLDRAIAVLKENLVDGARGIVFCGTKRRCDFIDRKMKAMGLRSAGAIHGDKDQAEREYSLDLFRKGKAPLLVATDVAARGLDIPGVTVVLVYDFPLQVEDYVHRIGRTGRAGKEGKAHCFFTEEDAGAARELVQILEGAEQEVPERLREMADRSRKSFKGKGGRGGGRGGRGGGRGRGGFGGRGGGGRGGGGRGGGRGGFKNKW; translated from the coding sequence ATGGGTGTGAGTCAGGAGGTcaagaaggccaagaaggctgccCGGCAAaaggcggccgccgaggccaacgCCCAGCGAGCGGCTGCATTCAAGGCGGCACTcgccgaggggcgcgacccgaacgaggccgccgccgccgtcgaggacccACACGCCCCGCTCAACGGCAAGAAGCGCAAGTCCACCGAAgacgtcgcgcacgagctcctcgcagccgccgtcgccgagggcgaacaggacgccgccgccaagaaggcggccaagCGGGCCGCCAAGCGggccaagaaggcggccgccgccggcgacggcgagaacgattccgacgcctccgtcgagcgccccgccaccccgggcgtccccggcgagCCCATCGCgaaagccgccgccaagctcaccgaggaggaggtcgccgcctATCGCGAGGAGCACGCCATCAAGGTGCCCCAGGGCACCCCCGACCCCATCACCCGATTCGAAGACGCCCCGTTCCCGCgcaagctcgtcgccgcgttgctCAAGCAGGGTTACGAGTCCCCGACGCCCATCCAGGCGCAGGCGTGGCCCATCGCCGTCAAGGGGAAGGACGtcatcgccatcgcgaaGACAGGCAGCGGCAAGACGTGCGGGTTCCTCctcccggcgctcgccaagatCGTGAAGCAgggcgccacggcggcgccggacaTGGAGATGGTCGACGGCAGGTTCaggcccgccgccgtggtaCCGCACGCGATCGTCCTCGCCCCGACGCGAGAGCTCGCCATCCAGATCGGCGACGAGTGCGCCAAGTTTTGCCCCGCCGCTGGAGCCAAGGTGGTGACCCTCTACGGAGGCGCGTCCAAGGGGGACCAGCTTCGCGCGCTGCGATCGGGAGCGGAcgtgctcgtcgcgacgccggggaggcTTCACGATTtcctcgcaccgccgcccgggttctccgcgcccgtgtccgcgaggaacgcgcacTACGTggtgctggacgaggcggatcGCATGCTGGACATGGGATTCGAACCGCAGATCAAGAAGATCATCAAGATGTGCCCAACCGCTCGGCAGACGCTGATGTTCACCGCGACGTGGCCCGACGGCGTTCGTAAGATTGCCGACACGTTTCTCCaaccggacgcggcgctcgtgcgcataggcgacggcggcgaccgtcTGACCGCGAACAAGTCCATCACGCAGACGATCGAGATCGTCACCGAGGACCAGAAGCTCGACAGGGCCATCGCGGTTCTCAAGGAGAAcctcgtggacggcgcgaggggcatCGTTTTTTGCGGGACCAAGCGCCGGTGCGACTTTATCGATCGCAAGATGAAGGCGATGGGCCTACgatccgcgggggcgatccACGGCGATAAGGACCAGGCCGAGCGCGAGTACTCGCTCGACTTATTTCGCAAGGGGAAGGCGCCGCTGCTCGTCGCcacggacgtcgcggcgcgcggcctcGACATCCccggcgtcaccgtcgtgCTGGTGTACGATTTCCCGCTTCAGGTTGAGGATTACGTACACAGGATCGGGCGCACGGGCCGCGCGGGCAAGGAGGGCAAAGCGCACTGCTTCttcaccgaggaggacgccggcgccgcgagagaGCTGGTGCAGATCCTGGAGGGTGCCGAGCAGGAGGTTCCCGAGAGGCTTCGGGAGATGGCGGACAGGAGCAGAAAAAGCTTCAAGGGAAagggggggcggggcggcggcaggggtggacgcggcggcggtagggggcgcggtgggttcggaggacgcgggggcggtggacgcgggggcggcggcaggggcggcggcaggggcgggtTCAAGAACAAGTGGTGA